A window of Haliscomenobacter hydrossis DSM 1100 contains these coding sequences:
- a CDS encoding STM4013/SEN3800 family hydrolase, translating to MNPYNMNEIAEQMDILFMTLDTLRYDVAERLFREGQTPNFAQYFPQGWQKCHAPGSFTFASHQAFFAGFLPTPATGGRHPRLFAANFAGSETTTAQTLVFDTPDIVSGFRQKGYKTVCIGGVGFFNKKTALGNVLPDLFEKSYWTEQYGVIEKRSTSYQFAKAADIIAAAKQQALFLFINVSALHQPNWFYGDDEAKQDTLETHAAALKYVDSQLPTLFSALQSKRDTFCVICSDHGTAYGEDGFWGHRLAHPTVWEVPMATFILKKL from the coding sequence ATGAATCCATACAACATGAACGAAATAGCCGAACAGATGGATATCCTGTTCATGACATTGGACACTTTGCGGTACGATGTTGCCGAAAGGCTATTTCGGGAAGGACAGACACCTAATTTTGCCCAGTATTTTCCACAAGGTTGGCAAAAATGCCATGCACCAGGCAGTTTTACTTTTGCCTCACATCAGGCATTTTTTGCAGGTTTTTTGCCCACTCCTGCTACCGGGGGTCGCCACCCAAGGCTATTTGCTGCTAATTTTGCAGGCAGCGAAACCACAACGGCTCAAACCTTGGTTTTTGATACACCCGATATTGTTTCAGGCTTCCGACAAAAGGGATATAAGACGGTTTGCATCGGTGGCGTCGGGTTTTTCAATAAAAAAACTGCTTTGGGCAATGTTTTACCAGATTTGTTTGAAAAAAGTTATTGGACGGAACAGTATGGCGTGATCGAAAAACGATCAACAAGCTATCAATTTGCAAAAGCAGCCGACATCATAGCAGCGGCCAAACAGCAAGCGCTATTTTTGTTTATCAATGTCTCCGCCTTGCATCAACCCAATTGGTTTTATGGTGATGATGAAGCAAAACAAGACACCTTAGAAACCCATGCAGCTGCCCTAAAATACGTGGATAGTCAACTGCCCACACTTTTTTCAGCGCTCCAATCCAAACGCGATACCTTTTGTGTAATTTGTTCCGACCACGGCACCGCGTATGGAGAAGATGGTTTTTGGGGGCATCGCTTGGCGCATCCGACAGTTTGGGAAGTGCCAATGGCAACTTTTATACTAAAAAAACTATGA
- a CDS encoding STM4014 family protein yields the protein MHFLLIGNPENRRMSAFVAEIEASKAHSFAVIAYKDLLDNTVDLEAHIHPNTIVKIESPGENSAVRQGLIEYGAALSHTTNLAFLADFGRIAYQDEWYQGFCRFLSDLKTRLLPFDVHLMNGIDSILTLFDKVATKAILTKNDIPTPLALENVRDYEALRSQMQARRINSVFIKPAHGSSASGVVAFRTDGKRVQAISPVELVKEKETLALYNSLKVRTYTDEATVTALINSVLKGKTSIEQWIPKAAFNGLTYDFRMVVIAGKARHIVARTSKSPITNLHLGNSRGDLSAIMAHIGISKFEAIKNVAEQTAACFPDCLYMGVDVLISANLKQIMVLEVNAFGDLLPNLTDAGENIYQAQIKASVQNGYNRGI from the coding sequence ATGCACTTTTTACTCATTGGCAATCCCGAAAATAGGCGGATGTCTGCTTTTGTTGCCGAAATTGAGGCTTCAAAAGCACACAGCTTCGCTGTTATTGCTTACAAAGACTTATTGGACAATACCGTTGATCTTGAAGCGCACATTCACCCCAATACGATTGTAAAAATTGAATCCCCGGGCGAAAACAGTGCCGTCCGACAAGGTTTGATTGAATATGGTGCGGCTTTATCGCACACCACCAACCTCGCTTTTTTAGCCGATTTTGGTAGAATAGCTTACCAAGATGAATGGTATCAAGGTTTTTGCAGGTTCTTATCAGACCTAAAAACGCGGCTGCTTCCCTTCGATGTACACTTGATGAACGGCATAGATTCAATTTTGACCCTATTTGATAAGGTTGCTACAAAAGCCATTTTGACCAAAAATGACATCCCAACACCGCTTGCATTGGAAAATGTCCGCGATTATGAAGCATTAAGAAGTCAGATGCAAGCGCGGCGCATCAATAGCGTTTTTATCAAACCTGCCCATGGTTCATCCGCTTCGGGTGTGGTGGCTTTTCGGACGGATGGCAAACGGGTTCAAGCCATTAGTCCCGTTGAATTGGTCAAAGAAAAGGAGACGCTTGCCTTATACAATTCCTTAAAAGTGCGCACTTACACGGACGAGGCGACTGTCACCGCGCTCATCAATAGCGTTTTGAAAGGCAAAACCAGCATTGAACAATGGATTCCAAAAGCCGCTTTTAATGGGTTGACCTATGATTTCAGAATGGTAGTCATCGCTGGAAAAGCGCGTCACATCGTAGCGCGAACCAGCAAATCACCGATTACCAATCTTCATTTGGGCAATTCGAGGGGGGATTTATCCGCAATCATGGCGCACATCGGCATCTCCAAATTTGAAGCCATCAAAAACGTAGCCGAGCAAACAGCCGCTTGTTTTCCCGACTGCTTGTACATGGGCGTTGATGTGCTGATTTCAGCCAATCTAAAACAGATCATGGTGTTAGAGGTAAACGCTTTTGGCGATTTATTGCCCAATCTGACCGATGCGGGTGAAAATATTTATCAAGCTCAAATCAAAGCAAGTGTTCAAAATGGTTACAATAGAGGTATATGA
- a CDS encoding STM4015 family protein, with translation MISENLNSFNGKSVIDFNPDEALKDLNHYVYRLRLDYEAIDSDQKMEDLIRSFAEVPANAECQELIIGQWDYDSSRKADGLVQTLVELKDAFKNLKALFIGDITAEEQEISWIQQSDLSPLLAAFPKLEFFQARGGDGLSLSELKHENLKTLILQTGGLPPNVVQEIANAHLPNLEKLEVWLGDDNYGFESNIEDFDAIINGGKFPKLTYLGLKNSNIQDDIAIAVAKSPLLKQLHTLDLSMGVLSDTGAQALLDSPNIKNLVFLNLDHHFMTDSMMAKIKDLGIAVSMEDQGNYDDEDDRYVEVSE, from the coding sequence ATGATCAGCGAAAACCTCAATTCATTCAATGGGAAATCTGTTATTGATTTCAATCCAGACGAAGCATTAAAAGACTTAAATCACTACGTTTATCGCCTGCGATTAGACTATGAAGCCATAGACAGTGACCAAAAAATGGAAGACCTGATTCGCTCTTTTGCTGAAGTACCTGCCAACGCTGAATGTCAGGAACTAATCATTGGTCAATGGGATTACGATTCCTCACGCAAGGCTGATGGTTTAGTCCAAACTTTGGTCGAACTAAAAGACGCTTTCAAAAACTTAAAAGCACTCTTCATCGGCGATATTACTGCTGAAGAGCAAGAAATTTCGTGGATTCAACAAAGCGACTTAAGTCCTTTATTAGCAGCCTTTCCCAAGCTTGAATTTTTCCAGGCAAGAGGCGGGGATGGTTTAAGTTTAAGTGAATTGAAACATGAAAACCTGAAAACGCTTATCCTTCAAACGGGCGGTTTGCCTCCCAATGTTGTTCAAGAAATCGCCAACGCACATTTGCCAAATTTGGAAAAATTAGAGGTTTGGCTTGGTGACGATAATTATGGTTTTGAATCCAACATTGAAGATTTTGACGCGATTATCAATGGAGGTAAATTTCCCAAATTGACTTATTTAGGGCTCAAAAATAGCAACATTCAAGACGATATTGCCATCGCTGTCGCAAAATCGCCCCTACTAAAGCAGTTGCATACCTTGGATTTGTCAATGGGTGTTTTGTCCGATACCGGCGCACAGGCTTTGTTGGATAGCCCCAATATCAAAAACCTCGTGTTTTTGAATTTAGACCATCATTTTATGACAGACAGCATGATGGCAAAAATAAAAGATTTGGGGATTGCCGTTTCGATGGAAGATCAAGGCAATTACGACGACGAAGATGACAGATATGTAGAAGTCAGCGAATAA
- a CDS encoding alpha/beta hydrolase — MANPNWIRTTWRRVSTIFVRKKGKSSKADQRPVLKQTFVYGQKEGQTLELDVYQLADASQTKERTAVLYFHGGGFSEGSRMEVRYVQFAQKLARLGLVAIPCAYHLSMRGRSMSCDQQQAVKIAAFRSAAEDVWSATRYVLQHADELGISPSRILLAGSSAGAEAVVNAAYWPEGALGLEKRDLPAGFRYAGILLMAGALLDLNWITAENALPSLMFHGENDPLVPHGQASHHYCTPDQPGYLPLYGAGAIAQRLKALNKPYILISGIVGGHGWADKPMFDHLDRIADFMETPERLQLFRQVEERWKWV, encoded by the coding sequence ATGGCGAACCCAAACTGGATCCGCACTACCTGGCGCCGTGTATCCACCATTTTTGTGAGAAAAAAAGGCAAAAGCAGCAAAGCCGATCAACGGCCAGTACTGAAGCAGACCTTTGTGTATGGCCAGAAAGAGGGCCAGACCCTGGAATTGGATGTGTACCAGTTGGCCGATGCAAGCCAGACCAAAGAGCGCACCGCGGTACTGTATTTTCATGGTGGCGGTTTTTCCGAAGGAAGCCGGATGGAAGTGCGTTATGTGCAGTTTGCCCAAAAACTGGCACGCCTGGGTTTGGTGGCCATTCCTTGTGCTTACCACTTGAGTATGCGTGGCCGTTCGATGAGTTGCGATCAGCAGCAGGCCGTGAAGATTGCAGCTTTTCGCAGTGCTGCTGAAGATGTGTGGTCGGCTACGCGCTACGTGCTTCAACACGCCGATGAACTGGGCATTTCGCCTTCACGCATCCTCCTGGCGGGCAGCAGTGCGGGCGCCGAAGCGGTAGTCAACGCTGCGTATTGGCCAGAAGGTGCCTTGGGACTGGAAAAACGGGATTTGCCTGCCGGGTTCCGTTACGCTGGCATTTTGCTGATGGCGGGTGCTTTACTGGACCTCAACTGGATTACGGCGGAAAATGCCCTCCCGAGTTTGATGTTTCACGGTGAAAATGACCCCTTGGTGCCGCATGGACAGGCTTCGCACCATTATTGTACCCCCGATCAGCCAGGCTACCTGCCCTTGTACGGCGCGGGGGCCATTGCGCAGCGACTCAAAGCCTTAAACAAACCGTACATCCTCATCAGTGGCATCGTGGGTGGCCACGGCTGGGCGGATAAGCCCATGTTTGATCACCTGGATCGCATTGCAGACTTTATGGAGACGCCGGAGAGGTTGCAGTTGTTTCGGCAGGTGGAGGAGCGCTGGAAGTGGGTGTAA
- a CDS encoding glycoside hydrolase family 30 protein has protein sequence MKLNVLTFFLLLFTACTPKTSSIDSEKTGNIDRKTVAIFTTADSTKLRLSPGEALIFSPFGQPFENQPCVFVDPAHQFQTFVGIGAALTDAAAETFAKLPPAKQTELLQAYFDPQKGIGYTLARTNINSCDFSSDMYTYVDDNDRELKSFTLAHDERYKVPFIKKATAAAGGNLPLLVSPWSPPAWMKDNQNMLQGGKLKPEFFDSWANYYVKFIQGYEKMGIPIWGLSVQNEPMAKQTWESCIFTAQEETDFIKNHLGPTLKKNGLADKKLIAWDHNRDLIYQRASTYLSDPGAAKYIWGIGFHWYEIWNGGRQYENVKRVAEAFPDKNLLLTEACNYPFSWQTFDQWSWGEQYGENMIHDFNNGAVAWIDWNILLDETGGPNHVKNFCFAPVHAKTQAGSLHYMNSYYYIGHFSKFIRPGAKRIISSSSRAQLLTTAFLNPDGSIVLIVMNQRKEKISYHLCLGGQAVETVSLPHSIVTMVF, from the coding sequence ATGAAGCTCAACGTCCTAACCTTTTTTCTACTGCTCTTCACCGCTTGCACACCGAAAACAAGCAGCATAGATTCGGAAAAAACCGGCAACATCGATCGAAAAACTGTTGCCATTTTCACTACTGCGGACAGCACCAAACTCCGGCTGAGTCCGGGAGAGGCATTGATTTTTTCTCCATTTGGCCAGCCGTTCGAAAATCAACCCTGCGTATTCGTCGATCCAGCTCATCAGTTTCAAACTTTTGTCGGCATCGGCGCAGCACTTACGGATGCAGCAGCAGAGACCTTTGCCAAACTCCCTCCAGCCAAACAAACCGAACTTTTACAGGCCTACTTCGACCCCCAAAAAGGCATTGGTTATACTTTAGCCCGCACCAACATCAACAGTTGTGATTTTTCGAGCGATATGTATACCTATGTTGATGATAATGATCGGGAATTGAAATCGTTTACCCTTGCACACGACGAACGATACAAAGTTCCGTTTATCAAAAAAGCAACCGCCGCAGCTGGAGGAAACTTACCCCTATTGGTCAGCCCCTGGAGCCCTCCAGCATGGATGAAGGACAACCAGAACATGCTGCAAGGTGGAAAATTGAAACCCGAGTTTTTTGATTCCTGGGCAAATTATTATGTGAAATTCATCCAAGGATATGAAAAAATGGGAATTCCGATTTGGGGGCTTTCGGTACAAAACGAACCGATGGCCAAGCAAACCTGGGAATCTTGTATTTTTACGGCGCAGGAAGAAACCGATTTTATTAAAAATCATCTTGGCCCTACCCTGAAAAAGAACGGGCTTGCCGACAAAAAACTCATCGCATGGGACCACAACCGCGACCTAATTTACCAACGTGCATCCACTTACCTTAGTGACCCTGGTGCCGCAAAATACATCTGGGGCATTGGTTTTCACTGGTACGAAATTTGGAATGGTGGTCGGCAGTATGAAAATGTGAAACGGGTTGCAGAAGCCTTCCCTGATAAAAATCTGCTCCTTACCGAGGCTTGCAATTATCCTTTTTCGTGGCAAACCTTTGACCAATGGTCTTGGGGCGAACAATACGGGGAAAACATGATCCATGATTTCAACAATGGAGCTGTTGCCTGGATTGACTGGAATATTTTGCTCGACGAAACAGGTGGCCCCAACCACGTAAAAAATTTCTGTTTCGCTCCAGTCCATGCCAAAACCCAAGCGGGTAGCCTGCACTACATGAATTCTTACTACTACATTGGCCATTTTTCAAAATTTATCCGCCCTGGAGCAAAGCGCATCATCAGTTCATCAAGCCGGGCACAATTGCTCACTACGGCATTCCTCAATCCTGATGGCAGCATTGTCTTGATCGTAATGAATCAGCGTAAAGAAAAAATAAGCTACCATCTGTGCCTGGGAGGACAAGCTGTGGAAACAGTTAGTTTACCACATTCCATCGTTACAATGGTGTTTTAA
- a CDS encoding triple tyrosine motif-containing protein has product MDNKLVAFVFFLIFSSQIWAADTPLILNFQKAQYQADDQNWSITQDPRGIVYMGNTKGLLEYDGANWELHPLPNGQTARAVAADQKGRIYCGSYGEFGYWQRDLLGNLYYTSLSKNLPREEIRKEEFWHILVSKRGVFFQSFGVMYRYDGQKVQRVPAFFPFMFLREINGRLLLPAIRGPIYELSSDNKVTELPGSAYFAEHTITAILADPGGLLVGTSHNGIFQQKGDKFVPWEHPVNAELKRHQLNKAIRLRDGRLALGTILNGVFIIKDQQIQYHLNKNNGLQNNTTLALFEDQDQNLWTGLDKGLDLAALHDPMLYYTDREGIIGAVYSAAIHANRLYIGSNQGVFFRSWPLKKDEAYQLLPGSQGQVWQLAVFDRQLLCGHNEGTFVIEGNQIRRISSVTGGWCFRSIPGQPDYLLQGTYTGMVVFRRDQKGQWAFSHQIEGLKEPLQKLVYASPNHWWAVNPYESIYHLTLDPALKKIVKIDTINTDDGLPGNFNLDVNIKNRQVWIWSKGKQFLYQAPKKRCVPAPLQGEVQPKLSLSTNGEVFEIFPQQVRIKQGQKVKALIKTAVATHYDPIVSLQKGTYLLCLDNGYALLDDIGLLRKAEESTLRVKSIASFNPRNRKKIYLQDGVYHFPAGTNQLRFTFSLNTFTRGKLFRYRLNGVQNQWSEWSRVAEREFSNLSPGYYTLELQSDLDEKISTCTFVIAPHWYQSSWMYLLYFLILASLYGLLHQMHQKRLKFQRRKLLLEKERELHQQRIQTRNVQLQNDVLNKSKELASSTFHLIRKNEALLQIREELMRFKAESGDRPAAKYYQKMLRLVDEHLGNEQDWQVFEDNFNQVHDEFFKKLKSLFPSITPGDLRLAAYLRMNLSSKEIAPLLHLSIRGIENKRYRLRRKLELEGDDNLVEYLMNL; this is encoded by the coding sequence GTGGATAACAAACTTGTGGCTTTTGTTTTTTTTCTGATTTTTAGTAGCCAAATATGGGCCGCAGATACTCCTTTGATCCTAAATTTTCAAAAAGCACAATACCAGGCCGACGATCAAAACTGGTCGATCACCCAAGACCCTCGTGGCATCGTGTACATGGGCAATACCAAGGGCTTATTGGAATACGACGGGGCCAATTGGGAATTGCACCCCTTGCCCAATGGCCAAACCGCCCGCGCCGTCGCTGCTGATCAAAAAGGGAGAATCTACTGTGGTAGTTACGGCGAGTTCGGCTACTGGCAACGCGACCTGCTCGGAAACTTGTATTACACCTCGCTCAGCAAAAATCTGCCGCGCGAAGAAATCCGTAAAGAAGAATTTTGGCACATTTTGGTGAGCAAACGCGGCGTTTTTTTCCAATCTTTTGGCGTCATGTACCGCTACGATGGACAAAAAGTACAGCGTGTACCTGCTTTTTTTCCCTTTATGTTTTTGCGGGAAATCAATGGCAGATTGTTATTGCCCGCCATCCGTGGGCCGATTTATGAATTGAGCTCCGACAACAAAGTTACCGAGCTCCCCGGTAGCGCGTACTTCGCCGAACATACCATTACGGCGATATTAGCCGATCCGGGGGGGCTATTGGTGGGTACCAGCCACAACGGGATCTTTCAGCAAAAAGGAGACAAGTTTGTGCCCTGGGAACACCCCGTCAACGCCGAACTAAAGCGACATCAACTCAATAAGGCCATTCGTTTGCGCGATGGTCGCCTGGCACTGGGCACCATCCTCAACGGCGTGTTCATCATCAAAGACCAACAGATCCAGTACCACCTCAACAAGAACAATGGCCTGCAAAACAACACCACCCTGGCCCTTTTTGAAGACCAGGACCAGAATCTTTGGACGGGTTTAGACAAAGGACTTGACCTCGCTGCCCTCCACGATCCGATGCTGTATTATACCGACCGGGAAGGCATCATTGGCGCGGTGTACTCCGCCGCCATCCACGCCAATCGGCTGTACATTGGCAGCAATCAGGGCGTTTTTTTCCGCAGTTGGCCGCTTAAAAAAGACGAAGCTTACCAACTTTTGCCGGGTTCTCAAGGACAAGTCTGGCAGTTGGCCGTTTTTGACCGGCAATTGCTCTGTGGCCACAATGAAGGTACTTTTGTCATTGAGGGCAATCAAATCCGACGCATTTCCAGCGTTACCGGGGGCTGGTGTTTTAGGTCCATTCCCGGGCAGCCCGATTATTTGCTACAGGGTACTTACACCGGGATGGTGGTGTTTCGGCGCGATCAAAAAGGGCAATGGGCGTTTAGCCACCAAATCGAGGGTTTGAAGGAACCCCTGCAAAAACTGGTCTATGCGTCGCCCAACCATTGGTGGGCGGTCAATCCTTACGAAAGCATTTACCACCTTACCCTGGATCCTGCCTTGAAAAAAATTGTCAAGATCGATACGATCAATACCGATGACGGTCTGCCCGGTAATTTCAATTTGGACGTAAACATAAAAAATCGGCAAGTTTGGATTTGGTCAAAAGGCAAACAGTTTTTGTACCAGGCACCTAAAAAACGGTGTGTACCTGCGCCATTGCAAGGAGAGGTGCAGCCTAAACTTTCCTTGTCAACCAATGGTGAGGTATTTGAAATTTTTCCTCAGCAGGTTCGGATCAAACAGGGACAAAAGGTGAAAGCGCTCATTAAAACTGCTGTAGCCACCCATTATGATCCCATTGTTTCCTTACAAAAAGGAACTTATTTGCTCTGTTTGGACAATGGGTACGCCTTATTGGATGACATTGGTTTGCTCCGCAAGGCTGAAGAATCAACCTTGCGGGTCAAATCCATTGCCTCGTTTAATCCCAGAAATCGGAAGAAAATTTATCTTCAAGATGGCGTTTACCATTTCCCGGCAGGTACCAATCAACTCCGCTTTACCTTCTCGCTCAACACATTTACCCGTGGTAAACTGTTCCGCTATCGTTTGAACGGGGTACAAAACCAGTGGTCCGAATGGAGCAGAGTGGCTGAACGTGAATTCAGCAATTTGTCACCTGGATATTATACGCTGGAGTTGCAGAGTGATTTGGATGAAAAAATCAGCACTTGTACTTTCGTCATTGCGCCGCATTGGTACCAAAGCTCCTGGATGTATTTGCTGTATTTCCTGATTCTGGCCAGTTTGTATGGCCTCTTGCACCAGATGCACCAAAAAAGGTTGAAGTTCCAACGCCGCAAGCTCCTGCTGGAAAAAGAACGGGAACTGCACCAACAACGCATTCAAACCCGCAATGTCCAATTGCAAAATGACGTACTCAACAAGTCAAAAGAGTTGGCCAGTTCTACCTTCCACCTGATCCGTAAAAATGAGGCGCTGCTGCAAATTCGGGAAGAGTTGATGCGGTTCAAAGCCGAAAGTGGCGACAGGCCGGCGGCCAAATACTACCAAAAAATGTTGCGCCTGGTGGATGAACACCTGGGCAACGAACAAGACTGGCAAGTTTTTGAAGACAATTTTAACCAGGTGCACGATGAATTTTTTAAAAAACTAAAATCACTGTTTCCTTCCATTACACCGGGTGACTTGCGGTTAGCCGCCTATTTGCGCATGAACCTGAGTTCCAAAGAAATCGCTCCCCTACTCCACCTCTCCATTCGGGGCATCGAAAACAAACGCTACCGCTTACGCCGAAAACTGGAATTGGAAGGTGATGACAATCTGGTGGAATATTTGATGAATCTTTAA
- a CDS encoding glucoamylase family protein, whose translation MKYRYLHSLGLFFLFLLAFLPIQCQEVYFFNDSNNPGYYDTGLAFKSGNSFIEQAGGSGDKIPTDATAFQGRNSLRLRWNSRSGGDWSVLVIAPGFPFQDISNTDTLAFWAYAPNGLKQADWPNLFLEGAPGATKTRKYSLANYAPGLDAKVWTLIKMPTRVFFTDPNQTAINFKQIKAVIFGQNAADAQEHTLLIDEVRTYKASANTVLLRPEQFRAKGYDSHIELRWKNTGNLGGSAFRVYRSLDEGKTFSLIGQTGKNDSIYLDFVRPLGLNVKASYRITSTSGSGQESLPSAIASTASFPMSDDQLLDMVQEYTFRYFWDFAHPQSGLIRERNTSGDIVTIGGTGFGVMAILVAIKRGFISREQGRDRLLKMLSFLEKSDRFKGAFPHWMNGATGKTVPFSPRDDGGDLVETSFLFEGLLTAREYFSGAGTIEEQQLRDKITGLWEAIDWNWYRQYYQNFLYWHWSPTHQFAMNFPVRGWNEGMMVYLLAIASPTHGVPAGLYEKGWAGNSNYVNNNLYYSVLLPVGPPLGGPLFFAHYSFMGFDPRPVIDRYTNYFTQNRNHTLINRAYCIANPKGFKGYNENCWGLTASDDPVQGYLAHEPNAGPQDNGTIAPTAALGSFPYTPTESLAALKHFYREYGANLWGPMGFYDAFNPQLDWYADSYLAIDQGPIINMIENQRSGLLWQAFMSNQEILQALSKMGFSRDVSKVSSISAPKLQLVVHPNPVGNTLHLDFVQPNSETVKIDLADSAGRIVHRLLEPTRLSPGPQNKQFLLPALPAGAYFLQISSPTYKTAYPLVISQ comes from the coding sequence ATGAAGTACCGCTACCTACATTCATTGGGTTTGTTTTTCCTATTCCTTTTGGCTTTTTTACCCATCCAATGCCAAGAGGTATACTTTTTCAACGACAGCAATAACCCGGGTTATTACGATACCGGACTGGCCTTCAAATCCGGAAACAGCTTCATTGAACAAGCTGGAGGCAGCGGCGACAAAATTCCTACCGACGCCACTGCATTTCAAGGCCGCAACAGTTTGCGTTTGCGTTGGAATTCGCGCAGTGGTGGTGATTGGTCAGTATTGGTCATCGCTCCAGGATTTCCGTTCCAGGACATCAGCAACACCGATACCCTGGCTTTTTGGGCTTACGCCCCCAACGGACTAAAACAGGCCGACTGGCCCAATCTATTCCTTGAAGGCGCTCCTGGGGCTACCAAAACCAGAAAATACAGTCTTGCCAATTATGCCCCGGGTTTGGATGCCAAAGTGTGGACCTTAATCAAAATGCCCACCCGTGTTTTTTTTACCGATCCCAACCAAACCGCCATCAATTTTAAGCAAATCAAAGCCGTGATTTTTGGCCAAAATGCCGCCGATGCGCAGGAGCATACCTTGCTCATCGACGAAGTACGTACCTACAAAGCCTCGGCCAATACCGTGTTGCTGAGGCCCGAGCAATTCCGTGCCAAAGGTTACGACAGCCACATTGAATTGCGCTGGAAAAATACGGGCAACCTCGGCGGTTCGGCATTCCGGGTTTACCGCTCTTTGGATGAAGGCAAAACCTTTAGTTTAATTGGTCAGACGGGTAAAAATGATAGCATTTACCTCGATTTTGTGCGGCCATTGGGCCTCAATGTCAAGGCCAGTTACCGCATCACCAGCACCAGTGGCAGCGGCCAGGAAAGTTTGCCCAGTGCCATAGCCAGTACCGCTAGTTTCCCCATGAGCGACGATCAATTGCTGGATATGGTTCAGGAGTATACCTTCCGCTATTTCTGGGATTTTGCCCATCCACAATCTGGTCTTATCCGCGAGCGGAATACTTCCGGCGATATCGTGACCATTGGAGGAACCGGATTTGGGGTCATGGCCATTCTGGTGGCCATCAAGCGTGGCTTCATTTCCCGGGAACAAGGTCGGGATCGCTTGTTAAAAATGCTCAGTTTTTTGGAAAAATCCGATCGTTTTAAAGGTGCTTTTCCCCATTGGATGAATGGCGCTACGGGAAAAACCGTCCCGTTCAGCCCCCGCGATGATGGCGGTGACCTGGTGGAGACTTCATTTTTATTTGAAGGATTACTCACTGCCCGCGAATATTTCTCTGGAGCAGGAACCATTGAAGAGCAACAATTGCGCGACAAAATAACCGGACTTTGGGAAGCCATCGACTGGAATTGGTACCGCCAGTATTACCAAAACTTCCTGTACTGGCATTGGTCACCCACCCACCAGTTTGCCATGAATTTCCCGGTACGGGGTTGGAACGAAGGCATGATGGTTTATTTGCTGGCCATTGCGTCGCCTACACATGGAGTACCCGCAGGGCTTTATGAAAAAGGTTGGGCAGGCAACAGCAACTACGTCAACAACAATCTATATTACAGTGTTCTATTACCAGTGGGGCCTCCGCTGGGGGGGCCCCTATTTTTTGCACACTATTCTTTCATGGGATTTGATCCACGTCCTGTCATCGATAGATACACCAATTATTTTACTCAAAACCGCAACCATACCCTCATCAACCGAGCCTACTGCATTGCCAACCCCAAGGGATTCAAAGGTTACAATGAAAATTGCTGGGGTCTTACGGCCAGCGACGATCCGGTACAAGGTTACCTGGCCCATGAACCCAATGCCGGACCACAAGACAATGGTACCATCGCGCCTACTGCGGCCCTCGGTTCTTTCCCCTATACCCCAACGGAGTCTTTGGCTGCGCTTAAACATTTTTACCGCGAATACGGAGCAAACTTATGGGGTCCCATGGGTTTTTATGACGCGTTTAACCCCCAACTCGATTGGTACGCCGACAGTTATCTGGCCATCGACCAGGGTCCAATCATCAACATGATTGAAAACCAACGGAGTGGCCTGTTGTGGCAAGCTTTCATGTCTAACCAGGAAATCCTACAGGCTTTGAGTAAAATGGGGTTTTCAAGAGATGTGAGTAAGGTCAGTAGCATCAGTGCACCGAAATTACAACTCGTGGTTCACCCCAACCCGGTGGGAAATACCTTACATCTGGATTTTGTACAGCCCAACTCCGAAACCGTAAAGATTGACTTAGCCGATTCGGCTGGCCGTATCGTACATCGATTATTGGAACCTACCCGACTGAGTCCCGGACCTCAAAACAAACAGTTTTTATTGCCCGCACTGCCAGCAGGTGCCTACTTTCTGCAAATCAGTTCACCAACATATAAAACAGCTTATCCACTGGTCATTTCGCAATAG